The genomic DNA TCAACCCCGTGCTGTCGCTCATCGCCCTGGTCTTCGCCTACGCGATCGTGAACGGCTTCCTGGTGGAGGCGGTCTTCAACTGGCCGGGCCTCGGCAGGTACGCCGTCGAGTCGATCCGCCACCTGGACACGCCGGCCATCGCGGGCGTCACGCTGCTGGTGGCGCTCGTGTACGTGCTCGCCAACCTGGTGGTGGACCTGCTCCAGGGGGTCGTGGACCCCCGGGCGGACCCGAGGGCGAGGCCGCGGTGAGAGACCGGCTGGCCGTGCTCGGCGCGGCGCTCATCGTGGTCGTCGTGCTGGCCGCCGTCTTCGCGCCCTGGCTGGCGCCGTACCCGCCCGACGAGCCGGACCCGGTCAACGCGCTGCTGCCGCCCAGCCCCGCGCACTGGTTCGGCACCGACACGGCGGGCCGCGACGTGCTCACGCGGGTCCTGTACGGCGGGCGGACGTCGCTGTTCATCGCCGCTGCCGTGCTCGGCGTGGCGGCCACCGCCGGCGTCCTGCTCGGCGTGGTCGCCGGGTACGCCGGGGGCTGGGTCAGGGACGTGATCATGCGGGTGACGGACGTGTTCCTGGCGTTCCCGGCGCTGCTGCTGTCGCTGGCGCTGGCCGTGGTGCTGCAGCCGGGCGTGACCACCGTGATCGTGGCCATCGCGGTCACCTGGTGGCCCTGGTACGCGCGCCTGGCGGCCTCCGTCGCCGCCTCGGTCGCCACCCGTCCCTACGTGGACGCCGCCCGCTGCCTGGGCGTCCCGGCGCCGCTGATCGTGCTGCGGCACGTCCTGCCGAACTCCCTCACCCCCGTGCTGGTCCAGCTCTCCATGGACGCGGGCGGGGTGATCCTGACCGCGGCGGCGCTGTCGTACCTGGGGCTGGGCGCGCAGGAGCCGACCGCGGAGTGGGGGCTGATGGTGCAGCAGAGCCAGACCTTGTTCACGACGAACTGGTGGGTCGTCACCTTCCCCGGGCTGGCGATCATGGTG from Nonomuraea muscovyensis includes the following:
- a CDS encoding ABC transporter permease, coding for MRDRLAVLGAALIVVVVLAAVFAPWLAPYPPDEPDPVNALLPPSPAHWFGTDTAGRDVLTRVLYGGRTSLFIAAAVLGVAATAGVLLGVVAGYAGGWVRDVIMRVTDVFLAFPALLLSLALAVVLQPGVTTVIVAIAVTWWPWYARLAASVAASVATRPYVDAARCLGVPAPLIVLRHVLPNSLTPVLVQLSMDAGGVILTAAALSYLGLGAQEPTAEWGLMVQQSQTLFTTNWWVVTFPGLAIMVTAFAFNLLGEGLRDALDPRRVVVR